CCACCAGACCAATCAGGATGGCGTGGTCGCCAGCCTCCACCACCTTGTGCATGGTGCAATCGAACCAGGCGCTGACATCCTTGAGCACTGGGTTGCCGCGGGCGCTGCTGGACCAGGCAACCGAAGCGAAGCGGTCCGGGTGACGGCGCGCAAACGTGTTTGACGCCTCGGTCTGCGCCTCGGCCAGGATGTTCACCGCAAAGCGCTGCGCGCCGTTGAAGTTGTCGAAGTTGCCTGACGTGCGGGCGATGCTGACCAGCAACAGTGGCGGATCCAACGAGACCGAACTGAACGAATTGGCGGTAAAGCCGATCGGCTCCCCGTCGGCGGTCACTGTCGTCACGATGGTGACGCCAGTCATGAACGAACCGAAGGCATCCCTCAGTTCTTTTGGATTGATGACCATATGTTCCCTCCAACCGATGGCTCAAGTGGTGTATCCGGTGGTCAGCGCGTCGTGGTCTCCAGCCATTCGGCCATTGCAGCGTTGACTTTGGTCGGTGCGGTCAGATTGACCATGTGGCGTTCTTCGGGAATGACCACGGCCTTGGCATTGCGCGCCAGCCGGGCCATCGTTTCGGCCATGGCGGGTGTGGAATTGCCATCGTCGGCGCCGGTCAGCACCAAGGCAGGGCAGGTCACTTCATTCCAGCGGTTTGCGTAGCTGGCATCGCCACGCGCGAATGCCCGGTAAGCGGCGGCATACCCTTGCATGTCCACGTTTTCCAGCCAGCTGCGCACATCCTCGACCAGCGAAGCGTCGGTGGATTCTTCGCAGAACCAGCGTTGCAACGGGGTATCGACGTCCAGGCGGCCACTGACAAGCTCGTTGGAGCGAGCGATCACCGCCGCACGGGCCGCCTCGGTCCGTAGGTGGACACCGTTGATGACTGCCAGGCGCTTGACCAGATCTGGTCGCTCGATCGCCACGCCTGCGGCGATCAGCGCACCCATCGAATGTCCGGCCAGATTCACCGGGCCCAGGTCCAGTGCGCTGATGAACGCCGACATCCAGGACACGTAGTCGGTCAGTGCCGGTTCGCCAGGCATCAGGCTGCTTTGGCCATGGCCGGGCATGTCCACCGCGACGACCCGGAACGTGCCGGCAAAGCGGGCGATCTGCGGCCCCCATGCGGCGGCCTGCATGCCCACGCCGTGGATCAGGACCAGGGGCTCCCCTCTCCCCTGCTCCAGATAATGGACCTGCCGGCCGTCAGACAGCGGCAGGATTCGAGAGGTCATGGCCAAGCTCTTTGAGATCCTGATAACGGTCGCCGATGCGATGGTGCGGACGGCCGGTGGTTGCTGCACCCAGCACGATCACCAGTTCGTCGGCGGCCGGCGCATCGGAAATCGCAAACTGCACCGTGAGGTAGTGCGAACGGCGACCTTCATCGTTCTTGTCCATCATCGGCAACACGATCGGGCTGTTGGCCGGGCCGCGCGTGTTGGTGAAGGCCAGGTAGGACTTTGCCTTGACCGCGTTGCGATAGATGTTGCCGAAATGCAGCGTGTGGATGAGCGCCGAGGCATGTTCCAGTTCACCGCTCAAGCCGACCACCGCGCTCTTGCCGAAGGCCTCCACCGCATCGCCGGAGCCGAGCTCGCCCAGGATCAGGTCCGTGAGGTGGTGACTCAGCTGCGGCCCCAGCGCCCTGATCTCCGGCGAAAGATCTTCCACGTAGCCGCGGCCCGCCCACGGATTCTGGATCACCGCTGCGGCGGCAATCAGCGTGAGCGGCTTGGCTGCCACGCGACCACCGTCGACGTGGACGGTTTCGATATGGAGAACGGTTTTTCGTATCAGGCTCATAGAGGACTTCCCGGTGTACAGAGCAGCGACATCTTTTGGAGTACCGTATGTTGGTATACCAACGGCAAGGACGGTAGCATGCCCGGAAAACGGCTTGCAAGACCATTATTCGTATTCATTTTCGATCTGCTGCGTACGGAATAGACAGGGTCTTCCAGGCCTGCTATTCAGCATTCGTGTTTGAATAGCGAAGACGCTGGAATGCGACGAGATCGGCCCGACATGCGCGACGGCCAGCTGAGGGGAAGCGCCAACCATCATGAATCTGAGAATCGACCACACCCCGGTGACACTTCGGGAGAAATGCCAGGAGAAATTGCGCAACGCGATCATCACGGGCTATTTCCCGTCGGGTGCACGGCTGGTTGAACGCACCTTGTGCGAACAGCTGGGTGTCAGCCGTTCCGTGGTGCGGGAGGTGATCCGCTACCTGCAGGCCGAAGGGCTGGTCGAGGTACGTCCTCAAAAAGGCCCGATCGTCGCAGTGCTCAACTGGAATGTGGCCAACCAGGTCTACCGGATTCGCATGGTGATGGAGCAGGCGGCCGTAGCCGACTGCGTGCGAAACCTCACCGATGAATCGGCCAGTGAGATCATGCAGGCGTGTGAACGGCTCCGGCTGTCGTACGATTCACCCAAAATCGCAAACGTGCTCGAAGCGTCGTCTGCCTTGTACGAAACCATCTTTCGGGTAGGCAACAACCCTATCGCATGGGAGATTGTCCAGCGCCTCAATGGCCGTATCAGTCGCCTGCGTGCGATGACGATGACCCACAAGGCACGAGAGAAAACCGGATTCGAGCGAATTCGCGCGATCTGCGAGGCAATTTGTGTACAGCGCGATGACGCCGCTGCGCGCGACCGGGTGGCCGAACACATCAGGGAAGCCCAAGCCATCGCATACACCCTTCTTGAGGGAGAACCACGCTGATGGCCGCCTACTGGATTGCCCACGTCACCATTCTGGATCCGCACAACTACCAGAACTACATGAGTTTGGCG
The window above is part of the Xanthomonas cassavae CFBP 4642 genome. Proteins encoded here:
- a CDS encoding alpha/beta fold hydrolase; this encodes MTSRILPLSDGRQVHYLEQGRGEPLVLIHGVGMQAAAWGPQIARFAGTFRVVAVDMPGHGQSSLMPGEPALTDYVSWMSAFISALDLGPVNLAGHSMGALIAAGVAIERPDLVKRLAVINGVHLRTEAARAAVIARSNELVSGRLDVDTPLQRWFCEESTDASLVEDVRSWLENVDMQGYAAAYRAFARGDASYANRWNEVTCPALVLTGADDGNSTPAMAETMARLARNAKAVVIPEERHMVNLTAPTKVNAAMAEWLETTTR
- a CDS encoding amino acid synthesis family protein, which produces MSLIRKTVLHIETVHVDGGRVAAKPLTLIAAAAVIQNPWAGRGYVEDLSPEIRALGPQLSHHLTDLILGELGSGDAVEAFGKSAVVGLSGELEHASALIHTLHFGNIYRNAVKAKSYLAFTNTRGPANSPIVLPMMDKNDEGRRSHYLTVQFAISDAPAADELVIVLGAATTGRPHHRIGDRYQDLKELGHDLSNPAAV
- a CDS encoding GntR family transcriptional regulator — its product is MNLRIDHTPVTLREKCQEKLRNAIITGYFPSGARLVERTLCEQLGVSRSVVREVIRYLQAEGLVEVRPQKGPIVAVLNWNVANQVYRIRMVMEQAAVADCVRNLTDESASEIMQACERLRLSYDSPKIANVLEASSALYETIFRVGNNPIAWEIVQRLNGRISRLRAMTMTHKAREKTGFERIRAICEAICVQRDDAAARDRVAEHIREAQAIAYTLLEGEPR